GTGAAGGCCGCCGCCGACGAACTGCGCGCGGCGCGCGAGGCTCTCGCGGCGGAGCGCAGCGCAGGCTGATCGGTCGGTCGCCCGTCTCCGCTTCGTCACCGCTGTGTGAACTCTGACGCATCTGATCGATGCGAACGGGCGAGGGTGTGTACCGTCGAACCGTGAAGAACCCGCGCCTTCAGCCGAGCCACCCGATAGCCCTCGCGCCCGTACAGGCACCCGAGCCCACCGTCGATGGATTCGTGACTCAATTCCTCCGCAACCTCAACAACGGGCGCGGTGTGGCGCTGTCGACGTCGACAGCGAACGATCGCTACTTCGCGCTGGCCGCGACGGTCCGCGATTACCTCATGGCGCGGTGGCTGGAGGATGTCCGACGTCAGCGCTCGATGCAGTCGAAGGGCGTCGCCTACCTGTCGGCGGAGTATCTGCTCGGCCGACAGCTCGACAACAACCTGCTCGCTACCGGTCTCACCGATATCGCCGCCGAGGCACTCGTCGCCTGCGGTCTCGATCTCGAGGACGTGCGCGCGCTCGAGGTCGAACCCGGCCTCGGCAACGGTGGCCTCGGCCGATTGGCCGCATGCTTCATCGATTCGCTCGCGACGCTCGGCGTGCCGAGCATCGGCTACGGCATCCGGTACGAGTACGGCATCTTCCGTCAGACATTCGTCGACGGCGAGCAGGTCGAACAGGCCGACTCGTGGCTCGCGCTCGGCTCGCCGTGGGAGTTCCCGCACCCCGAGGCCGCGCAGACGATCTCGTTCGGCGGCCACACCGAGACCTATGACGACGAGGGCGTCACCCGCACGCGATGGGAGCCGTCCTGGAACGTCCTCGCCGTGCCCTACAACTACATGGTCCCCGGCTACCACAACGGTCGCGTCAACACGCTCCGGCTCTGGAGCGCGCAGGCCACCAAGGGATTCGACCTCCGAGTGTTCAACGCGGGCGACTACCAGGAGGCCGTCCGCGCGCAGACCTACGCCGAGAACATCTCGAAGGTCCTGTACCCCGAGGACTCGACCCCGCAGGGCAAGGAGCTGCGCCTCCAGCAGCAGTACTTCTTCGTCGCGGCATCCATCAGCGACTTCGTGAACCTGATCCTGCCGAGCGACTTCGACATGACGCAGCTGCCCGAGCGCGTCATCTTCCAGCTCAACGACACCCATCCCGTGATCGGCGTGCCCGAGCTCATGCGCGTGCTGGTCGACGAGCGGAAGCTCGAATGGGATGCCGCCTGGCAGATCACCCAGCAGTGTTTCGCCTACACGTGCCACACCCTCCTTCCCGAAGCGCTCGAGGTCTGGTCGGCGGATCTGCTGGGTCGGCTGCTGCCGCGGCACCTCGAGATCATCTACCGGATCAACGACGAGTTCCTCGAGCAGGTCCGCGCGCGATTCGGGGACGACGGCGATCGCGTCCAGCGGATGTCGATCATCTCTCCCGACGGGTCGGTGCGCATGGCGTTCCTCGCGACCGTCGCGGGATCCAAGGTCAACGGTGTCGCAGAGCTTCACTCGCAGCTGCTGCGGGAGAAGGTCCTTCCGGACTTCGACGAGTTCTACCCGGGCAAGTTCACGAACGTGACCAACGGCGTCACGCCGCGACGCTTCGTGCGACTGGCCAACCCGGGACTGTCGCGGCTCATCACCGACACGATCGGCGCGGGCTGGCTCACCGATCTCGACCGGCTCCGGGAACTCGAGGACTACGCGGATGACGCGGAGTTCCGCTCGGCATTCCGCGCCGTGAAGGCGGCCAACAAGCGGGTCCTCGCCCGCACCCTCGCCGAGCGCGACGGGCTCACTGTCGCCGACGACCACCTCCTCGACGTGATGGTGAAGCGCCTGCACGAGTACAAGCGTCAGACGCTGAAGCTCCTCCACATCATCACCGAGTACGACGCGATCGCCTCGGGCCGCGTCACGGCCGACCAGGTCACGCCGCGCACCTTCGTATTCGGGGCGAAGGCAGCCCCCGGCTACGCGATGGCGAAGCGCATCATCCACCTCATCAACGCCGTGGGGTCCGTCGTCAACGACGACCCGCGCGTCGAAGGGCGCCTGAAGGTCCTGTTCCCACCGAACTACAACGTGACGCTCGCCGAGCGCGTCGTCCCGGCCGCAGACCTGTCCGAGCAGATCTCGCTCGCGGGCAAGGAGGCGTCCGGCACCGGAAACATGAAGTTCGCCCTCAACGGCGCGCTCACGATCGGCACGGACGACGGCGCCAACGTGGAGATCCGCGAGCTCGTCGGTGACGACAACTTCTTCCTGTTCGGCATGGCTGAGCCCGAGGTCGCCGACCTCCAGGCACGCGGCTACCACCCGATCGATTTCGTCCGCGCGGATGAGAACCTCTCCCGTGCGCTCGATCTGATCTCTTCCGGGGTCTTCTCGGACGGAGACGCGTCGGTGTTCGAACCCGTCGTGACCAACCTGACCCACCACGACCCGTTCATGGCCCTGGCGGACTACACGGAGTACATCAAGGCTCAAAAGCGAGTCGACGTCCTGTACGCCGATCAGGATGCCTGGACCCGCGCCGCGATCCTGAACGTCGCGCGGAGCGGGTTCTTCTCCTCGGATCGATCGATGCGCGACTACATCGATCGCATCTGGCATACACCGCCGATCGTCTGATCCGTCTGGATATCACTGGTCCGCCGTGCTGACAAGGCAACCGGGTCCACGGCCGCACGCGATTACAGTCGGTGTCGGAGGTACACAACATGGCTATTGCACGACTTCACGGCGGCCCGCTCGACGGCCAGGTCATCCCGCTCGAAGAGGACACGGATCGCCTGATCCTGCCCTACAGCGAGACGCAGATCACGTACGAGCGCGCCGGCGCCGACGAGAACACGGGGGAGGGTGACGGACCCACATCCGCCGACTTCCACTTCGTGGCGGCACAGGACGACATCGACCCGTCGGCCGACGAGCGCGACGACCGTTCGACTCTTGACGACTGAGCCGGAACACTCGCTCGAGATCGAGCGCACGTACGACGTCGACGCCGGGACGCCGTTGCCCGATTGGGCGCGGCTTCCCGGCGTCGCCGTCGTCGGCGAGGCCGAGCCGCGTGAGCTCGACGCGCACTACCTCGACACGGATGACGGCGCCCTCGGCCGGGCGAGGGTCGCCCTCCGCCGCCGCAGCGGCGGTCCCGACGAGGGATGGCACATCAAGCGGGTGACACCCGAGGGCAAGGCGGAGTCCCGCTGGCCGCTCGACGACGGCGACCCCGAGCACATCGTCGTTCCGGCGGCGA
This DNA window, taken from Microbacterium sp. MM2322, encodes the following:
- a CDS encoding glycogen/starch/alpha-glucan phosphorylase, yielding MRTGEGVYRRTVKNPRLQPSHPIALAPVQAPEPTVDGFVTQFLRNLNNGRGVALSTSTANDRYFALAATVRDYLMARWLEDVRRQRSMQSKGVAYLSAEYLLGRQLDNNLLATGLTDIAAEALVACGLDLEDVRALEVEPGLGNGGLGRLAACFIDSLATLGVPSIGYGIRYEYGIFRQTFVDGEQVEQADSWLALGSPWEFPHPEAAQTISFGGHTETYDDEGVTRTRWEPSWNVLAVPYNYMVPGYHNGRVNTLRLWSAQATKGFDLRVFNAGDYQEAVRAQTYAENISKVLYPEDSTPQGKELRLQQQYFFVAASISDFVNLILPSDFDMTQLPERVIFQLNDTHPVIGVPELMRVLVDERKLEWDAAWQITQQCFAYTCHTLLPEALEVWSADLLGRLLPRHLEIIYRINDEFLEQVRARFGDDGDRVQRMSIISPDGSVRMAFLATVAGSKVNGVAELHSQLLREKVLPDFDEFYPGKFTNVTNGVTPRRFVRLANPGLSRLITDTIGAGWLTDLDRLRELEDYADDAEFRSAFRAVKAANKRVLARTLAERDGLTVADDHLLDVMVKRLHEYKRQTLKLLHIITEYDAIASGRVTADQVTPRTFVFGAKAAPGYAMAKRIIHLINAVGSVVNDDPRVEGRLKVLFPPNYNVTLAERVVPAADLSEQISLAGKEASGTGNMKFALNGALTIGTDDGANVEIRELVGDDNFFLFGMAEPEVADLQARGYHPIDFVRADENLSRALDLISSGVFSDGDASVFEPVVTNLTHHDPFMALADYTEYIKAQKRVDVLYADQDAWTRAAILNVARSGFFSSDRSMRDYIDRIWHTPPIV